A single window of Stigmatopora nigra isolate UIUO_SnigA chromosome 20, RoL_Snig_1.1, whole genome shotgun sequence DNA harbors:
- the stim2b gene encoding stromal interaction molecule 2 isoform X1, giving the protein MSNIAVLIVLLRGLVISAAQGSDSARVGDGATLDPCFTVVPPCVSDADRFSLAALRHIHRELDDDKDGGIEVNESVEFIIEDMKQHQTNKHSNLHREDQHITVEELWKGWKSSEVHNWTVEDAVRWLKESVELPQYEKNFRDFRVDGNTLPRIAANEPSFLSAQLRVTDPRHKQKLNLKALDAVLFGPPVRPQHNWIKDFVLVISIVIGVGGCWFAYLQNKSSKVHLSQMMKDLESLQRAEQSLLDLQSRLEKAQEENRTVVVEKQNLERKMRDEITGAKNEARRLRDLRQGAECELSRLKYAEEELVQVRKALRRAEKEMLSERSLPEALQKWLQLTHEVEVQYYNVKKQSAELQLCVAKDEAEKIKKKRNSVFGTLHVAHSSSLDEVDHKILEAKKSLSEVTACLRERLHRWQQIERLCNFPVVNNSGLPSLTASLYSDHSWVVMPRVSVPPYPVAGGVDDLDEDTPPIVQQFTTTVMRPPLTRNSGSCRSRRSLACAPSPSGVSPDLLSSAGSSLCRRFETDDQRVATIPDQRSDPTGDTLNSSVVRVTNPETRKISREELLLFHRTRESLGSTGIPCDSVDSLPPSLPPTPSGPPSTSPSPDLTRVSPETVTPLAGKRANNGVLEKSYSFGALPANAPPPAVGRYPSLASLDSEGRSLGREHKLPSASSQDSSDNGDRVKRSSSKIKSLFKKRK; this is encoded by the exons ACCCTTGCTTCACGGTGGTCCCGCCTTGTGTAAGCGACGCAGACCGCTTCAGCTTGGCGGCCCTCCGCCACATCCACCGAGAATTGGACGACGACAAAGATGGTGGCATCGAGGTCAACGAGAGTGTAGAG TTTATTATAGAAGACATGAAGCAACATCAGACTAACAAGCATAGCAACCTACACCGTGAAGACCAGCATATTACAGTGGAGGAGCTTTGGAAAGGCTGGAAGAGTTCTGAAG TCCACAACTGGACAGTGGAGGACGCCGTACGTTGGCTGAAAGAGTCAGTGGAGCTGCCCCAGTACGAGAAAAACTTCCGGGACTTCCGCGTGGACGGCAACACGCTTCCTAG GATCGCCGCAAACGAGCCGTCTTTCTTGTCCGCGCAGCTGAGGGTGACGGATCCACGCCACAAACAGAAGCTGAACCTCAAGGCATTGGATGCGGTCCTTTTCGGCCCACCCGTGC GTCCGCAACACAACTGGATCAAAGACTTTGTCCTGGTGATCTCCATCGTGATTGGCGTAGGAGGTTGCTGGTTCGCTTACTTGCAGAATAAGTCCAGTAAGGTCCACCTCTCTCAGATGATGAAGGATCTGGAGAGCCTTCAGAGAGCCGAGCAAAGTCTCCTGGACCTGCAGAGCCG ATTGGAGAAGGCTCAAGAAGAAAACCGCACCGTAGTGGTGGAGAAACAGAATCTGGAGAGGAAGATGAGGGACGAGATCACCGGAGCTAAGAACGAAGCCCGGCGACTGAGAGACCTCCGCCAGGGTGCCGAATGCGAGCTTAGTCGACTAAAGTATGCCGAAGAAGAGCTGGTTCAG GTACGAAAGGCCCTCAGGCGAGCTGAGAAGGAGATGCTATCCGAGCGCTCGTTGCCGGAAGCCTTGCAAAAATGGCTCCAACTCACTCATGAAGTGGAAGTCCAGTACTACAATGTCAAGAAACAGAGTGCCGAGTTGCAGTTATGCGTCGCTAAGGACGAG GCGGAGAAAATCAAAAAGAAGCGGAATTCCGTCTTCGGGACTCTACACGTGGCACACAGTTCGTCCCTGGATGAAGTGGACCACAAAATACTTGAGGCCAA AAAATCCCTGTCCGAGGTCACAGCCTGCTTAAGGGAACGCCTCCACCGCTGGCAACAGATCGAAAGACTCTGCAACTTCCCCGTAGTCAACAACTCCGGCTTACCAAGTCTAACAGCCAGCCTCTACTCCGACCACAGCTGGGTGGTGATGCCTCGCGTCTCCGTCCCGCCTTACCCCGTCGCCGGCGGCGTGGACGACCTAGATGAGGACACGCCTCCGATTGTACAGCAATTCACAA CTACAGTGATGCGGCCTCCACTAACTCGCAACAGCGGCTCATGCCGTTCTCGCCGGAGCTTAGCCTGTGCGCCATCACCCTCCGGCGTGTCCCCGGATCTGCTGTCCTCGGCCGGTTCGTCCCTTTGTCGTCGCTTTGAGACGGACGACCAGCGCGTGGCAACAATCCCCGATCAGAGAAG TGACCCCACTGGGGACACCCTCAACTCCTCGGTAGTCCGTGTGACGAACCCGGAAACCCGCAAGATCTCCCGTGAAGAACTGCTACTCTTTCACCGGACCCGAGAATCTTTGGGGTCTACCGGCATCCCCTGCGACAGCGTtgactccctccctccttcgttaccccccaccccctcggGCCCCCCGTCCACCTCACCGTCCCCGGACCTCACCCGGGTCTCGCCGGAGACCGTCACCCCGCTGGCGGGGAAGCGCGCAAACAACGGCGTACTGGAGAAGTCTTACAGCTTCGGAGCGCTACCCGCCAacgcgccgccgccggccgTGGGTCGCTACCCGTCCCTAGCTTCCCTGGACTCAGAGGGGCGGAGCCTAGGACGGGAACACAAGCTCCCCAGCGCCTCGTCCCAGGACTCTAGCGACAATGGAGACAGAGTCAAACGCTCCTCCTCCAAGATTAAAAGcttatttaaaaagaggaaataa
- the stim2b gene encoding stromal interaction molecule 2 isoform X2 has product MSNIAVLIVLLRGLVISAAQGSDSARVGDGATLDPCFTVVPPCVSDADRFSLAALRHIHRELDDDKDGGIEVNESVEFIIEDMKQHQTNKHSNLHREDQHITVEELWKGWKSSEVHNWTVEDAVRWLKESVELPQYEKNFRDFRVDGNTLPRIAANEPSFLSAQLRVTDPRHKQKLNLKALDAVLFGPPVRPQHNWIKDFVLVISIVIGVGGCWFAYLQNKSSKVHLSQMMKDLESLQRAEQSLLDLQSRLEKAQEENRTVVVEKQNLERKMRDEITGAKNEARRLRDLRQGAECELSRLKYAEEELVQVRKALRRAEKEMLSERSLPEALQKWLQLTHEVEVQYYNVKKQSAELQLCVAKDEAEKIKKKRNSVFGTLHVAHSSSLDEVDHKILEAKKSLSEVTACLRERLHRWQQIERLCNFPVVNNSGLPSLTASLYSDHSWVVMPRVSVPPYPVAGGVDDLDEDTPPIVQQFTMMRPPLTRNSGSCRSRRSLACAPSPSGVSPDLLSSAGSSLCRRFETDDQRVATIPDQRSDPTGDTLNSSVVRVTNPETRKISREELLLFHRTRESLGSTGIPCDSVDSLPPSLPPTPSGPPSTSPSPDLTRVSPETVTPLAGKRANNGVLEKSYSFGALPANAPPPAVGRYPSLASLDSEGRSLGREHKLPSASSQDSSDNGDRVKRSSSKIKSLFKKRK; this is encoded by the exons ACCCTTGCTTCACGGTGGTCCCGCCTTGTGTAAGCGACGCAGACCGCTTCAGCTTGGCGGCCCTCCGCCACATCCACCGAGAATTGGACGACGACAAAGATGGTGGCATCGAGGTCAACGAGAGTGTAGAG TTTATTATAGAAGACATGAAGCAACATCAGACTAACAAGCATAGCAACCTACACCGTGAAGACCAGCATATTACAGTGGAGGAGCTTTGGAAAGGCTGGAAGAGTTCTGAAG TCCACAACTGGACAGTGGAGGACGCCGTACGTTGGCTGAAAGAGTCAGTGGAGCTGCCCCAGTACGAGAAAAACTTCCGGGACTTCCGCGTGGACGGCAACACGCTTCCTAG GATCGCCGCAAACGAGCCGTCTTTCTTGTCCGCGCAGCTGAGGGTGACGGATCCACGCCACAAACAGAAGCTGAACCTCAAGGCATTGGATGCGGTCCTTTTCGGCCCACCCGTGC GTCCGCAACACAACTGGATCAAAGACTTTGTCCTGGTGATCTCCATCGTGATTGGCGTAGGAGGTTGCTGGTTCGCTTACTTGCAGAATAAGTCCAGTAAGGTCCACCTCTCTCAGATGATGAAGGATCTGGAGAGCCTTCAGAGAGCCGAGCAAAGTCTCCTGGACCTGCAGAGCCG ATTGGAGAAGGCTCAAGAAGAAAACCGCACCGTAGTGGTGGAGAAACAGAATCTGGAGAGGAAGATGAGGGACGAGATCACCGGAGCTAAGAACGAAGCCCGGCGACTGAGAGACCTCCGCCAGGGTGCCGAATGCGAGCTTAGTCGACTAAAGTATGCCGAAGAAGAGCTGGTTCAG GTACGAAAGGCCCTCAGGCGAGCTGAGAAGGAGATGCTATCCGAGCGCTCGTTGCCGGAAGCCTTGCAAAAATGGCTCCAACTCACTCATGAAGTGGAAGTCCAGTACTACAATGTCAAGAAACAGAGTGCCGAGTTGCAGTTATGCGTCGCTAAGGACGAG GCGGAGAAAATCAAAAAGAAGCGGAATTCCGTCTTCGGGACTCTACACGTGGCACACAGTTCGTCCCTGGATGAAGTGGACCACAAAATACTTGAGGCCAA AAAATCCCTGTCCGAGGTCACAGCCTGCTTAAGGGAACGCCTCCACCGCTGGCAACAGATCGAAAGACTCTGCAACTTCCCCGTAGTCAACAACTCCGGCTTACCAAGTCTAACAGCCAGCCTCTACTCCGACCACAGCTGGGTGGTGATGCCTCGCGTCTCCGTCCCGCCTTACCCCGTCGCCGGCGGCGTGGACGACCTAGATGAGGACACGCCTCCGATTGTACAGCAATTCACAA TGATGCGGCCTCCACTAACTCGCAACAGCGGCTCATGCCGTTCTCGCCGGAGCTTAGCCTGTGCGCCATCACCCTCCGGCGTGTCCCCGGATCTGCTGTCCTCGGCCGGTTCGTCCCTTTGTCGTCGCTTTGAGACGGACGACCAGCGCGTGGCAACAATCCCCGATCAGAGAAG TGACCCCACTGGGGACACCCTCAACTCCTCGGTAGTCCGTGTGACGAACCCGGAAACCCGCAAGATCTCCCGTGAAGAACTGCTACTCTTTCACCGGACCCGAGAATCTTTGGGGTCTACCGGCATCCCCTGCGACAGCGTtgactccctccctccttcgttaccccccaccccctcggGCCCCCCGTCCACCTCACCGTCCCCGGACCTCACCCGGGTCTCGCCGGAGACCGTCACCCCGCTGGCGGGGAAGCGCGCAAACAACGGCGTACTGGAGAAGTCTTACAGCTTCGGAGCGCTACCCGCCAacgcgccgccgccggccgTGGGTCGCTACCCGTCCCTAGCTTCCCTGGACTCAGAGGGGCGGAGCCTAGGACGGGAACACAAGCTCCCCAGCGCCTCGTCCCAGGACTCTAGCGACAATGGAGACAGAGTCAAACGCTCCTCCTCCAAGATTAAAAGcttatttaaaaagaggaaataa